In Halomonas alkalicola, the following proteins share a genomic window:
- a CDS encoding NAD(P)/FAD-dependent oxidoreductase has product MPPHSTQAPQDPLVIVGNGMASHRLLEALLRQPARPARITVIGEEPTPAYNRILLSPLLAGELERDTLTLRSAEWYAEQGIELILGERVTEIDRQAQRLTTDAGRHLAYGRLVLATGSRPALPSLPGIRLAGVHAFRDLNDAATLSDCASRGGSAVVIGGGLLGLEAAEGLRKRGMAVTLLQRAEHLMNRQLDATAAGLLEQELVGRGLEVITGARLAALEDDGQGRVAAVCLEGGRRLPTDCVVVAIGIAPNVEPGRAAGLAVDRAIRVDGYLTTSDPAIFALGECCQFEQHTYGLVEPIWRQVEVLAAHLAGEAVGGYAERPSATRLKVSGVSLYAFGPTEPGEEHEVLAYHDPDQGDYRRLLLREGPLEGAVLYGDTAPGPWYFAQALAGRDLTPCRPALLLGAADADALLDASLDASLDASPKPEDSPTQTRPEKEAA; this is encoded by the coding sequence ATGCCTCCGCACAGCACCCAGGCACCCCAGGACCCACTGGTCATCGTCGGCAACGGCATGGCCAGCCACCGGCTGCTGGAAGCGTTACTCAGGCAGCCGGCCAGGCCTGCCCGCATCACGGTGATCGGCGAGGAGCCCACTCCCGCCTACAACCGCATCCTGCTCTCGCCGCTGCTGGCCGGCGAACTGGAGCGCGACACCCTGACCCTGCGCTCGGCCGAGTGGTATGCCGAGCAGGGCATCGAGCTGATCCTCGGCGAGCGCGTCACCGAGATCGATCGTCAGGCGCAACGCCTGACCACCGATGCCGGACGCCACCTGGCCTATGGCCGCCTGGTGCTGGCCACCGGCTCGCGCCCGGCGCTGCCGTCGCTGCCCGGCATCCGGCTCGCGGGCGTCCATGCCTTCCGCGACCTGAACGATGCCGCCACCCTTTCCGACTGCGCCAGCCGCGGCGGCAGCGCCGTGGTGATCGGTGGCGGCCTGCTGGGCCTGGAGGCCGCCGAGGGGCTGCGCAAGCGCGGCATGGCGGTCACCCTGCTGCAGCGGGCGGAGCACCTGATGAACCGCCAGCTCGATGCCACCGCTGCGGGCCTGCTCGAGCAGGAGCTCGTCGGCCGCGGGCTCGAGGTCATCACCGGCGCCCGGCTGGCCGCCCTCGAGGACGATGGCCAGGGCCGTGTCGCCGCCGTCTGCCTCGAGGGGGGGCGCCGCCTGCCCACCGACTGCGTGGTGGTGGCCATCGGCATCGCGCCCAACGTCGAGCCGGGGCGAGCCGCCGGCCTGGCGGTGGACCGCGCCATCCGGGTGGATGGGTACCTGACCACCTCCGACCCGGCGATCTTCGCCCTCGGCGAATGCTGCCAGTTCGAACAGCACACCTATGGCCTGGTGGAGCCGATCTGGCGCCAGGTCGAGGTGCTCGCCGCCCACCTCGCCGGTGAAGCGGTCGGCGGCTACGCGGAGCGCCCCAGCGCCACCCGGCTCAAGGTCAGCGGCGTCTCCCTCTATGCCTTCGGCCCCACCGAGCCGGGCGAGGAGCACGAGGTGCTCGCCTACCACGACCCCGATCAGGGCGACTACCGCCGGCTCCTGCTGCGCGAGGGCCCCCTGGAGGGAGCGGTGCTCTATGGCGATACCGCCCCGGGTCCCTGGTACTTCGCCCAGGCCCTGGCCGGACGCGATCTCACCCCCTGCCGACCCGCGCTGCTGCTGGGCGCGGCCGACGCCGACGCCCTGCTCGACGCCTCACTCGACGCCTCACTCGACGCCTCACCCAAGCCCGAGGATTCCCCCACTCAGACCCGCCCCGAGAAGGAGGCCGCCTGA
- a CDS encoding complex I subunit 5 family protein, with product MSGAFFPVATLATSLAAAAIIFLLPEGAFRARTGLNLAAAVLKIGLVAWMVRGLSQGHAYAVEFPVLEGLAFVLRADPLGIMFAGLSSLLWLFTTIYAIGYLEDSPNRRRFFGFFSLCVASTLGISLAGNLFTFLIFYELLTLSTYPLVAHRGTPKALAAATLYLRFTLTAGLVLMIGMVALHALAGDIRFGQREILAEFGPEQRGVLIAIFWVLIAGFGVKAGLVPLHGWLPRAMVAPAPVSALLHAVAVVKAGAFGIVRLVYDVYGAELSHALGLLTGLAVIATVTILYGSVRALAQVELKPRLAFSTVSQVSYIVLGIGLFGPLGTIAALSHLLHQGLMKITLFFCAGNYAEELGIHRIDELDGAGRRMPLTSLAFTVGALGMIGLPPLVGFLSKWYLGTGAVQAGMSWVIAVLVASSLLNAAYFLPILYRLWFRPGPAHGVGTWPEERHLGRLETNAWLLLPVIATALFSVMAGLLAGLPYSPLEWATRVASLEYLP from the coding sequence ATGAGCGGGGCCTTCTTCCCGGTCGCCACCCTGGCCACGTCGCTCGCGGCGGCAGCGATCATCTTCCTGCTGCCGGAGGGTGCCTTCCGCGCCCGGACCGGGCTCAACCTGGCCGCCGCCGTGCTCAAGATCGGCCTGGTGGCCTGGATGGTGCGTGGCCTCAGCCAGGGGCATGCCTACGCTGTGGAGTTCCCGGTGCTGGAGGGGCTCGCCTTCGTGCTGCGCGCCGACCCCCTGGGCATCATGTTCGCCGGGCTCTCCTCGCTGCTGTGGCTGTTCACCACCATCTATGCTATCGGCTACCTGGAGGACTCGCCCAACCGGCGGCGCTTCTTCGGTTTCTTCAGCCTCTGCGTGGCCAGCACCCTGGGCATCAGCCTGGCCGGCAACCTCTTCACCTTCCTGATCTTCTACGAGCTGCTGACCCTCTCCACCTACCCGCTGGTGGCTCATCGCGGCACCCCCAAGGCGCTGGCCGCGGCCACCCTCTACCTGCGCTTCACCCTGACCGCGGGGCTGGTGCTGATGATCGGCATGGTGGCGCTGCACGCCCTGGCCGGCGATATCCGCTTCGGCCAGCGGGAGATCCTCGCCGAGTTCGGCCCCGAGCAGCGCGGCGTGCTGATCGCCATCTTCTGGGTGCTGATCGCCGGCTTCGGGGTCAAGGCGGGCCTGGTGCCGCTGCACGGCTGGCTGCCCCGGGCCATGGTGGCGCCGGCGCCGGTCAGCGCCCTGCTGCACGCGGTGGCGGTGGTCAAGGCCGGCGCCTTTGGCATCGTGCGCTTGGTCTATGACGTCTATGGCGCCGAGCTCAGCCACGCCCTGGGGCTGCTCACCGGGCTCGCCGTCATCGCCACCGTCACCATCCTCTATGGCTCCGTGCGCGCCCTGGCCCAGGTGGAGCTCAAGCCGCGGCTGGCCTTCTCCACGGTGAGCCAGGTGAGCTACATCGTGCTCGGGATCGGGCTGTTCGGGCCCCTGGGCACCATCGCCGCGCTCTCCCACCTGCTGCACCAGGGGCTGATGAAGATCACGCTGTTCTTCTGCGCCGGCAACTATGCCGAGGAGCTCGGTATCCACCGCATCGATGAGCTCGATGGCGCGGGACGACGCATGCCGCTGACCAGCCTGGCCTTTACCGTCGGCGCCCTGGGGATGATCGGCCTGCCGCCACTGGTGGGCTTTCTCAGCAAGTGGTACCTGGGCACTGGGGCGGTACAGGCCGGGATGTCCTGGGTGATCGCCGTGCTGGTGGCCAGCAGCCTGCTCAACGCGGCCTACTTCCTGCCGATCCTCTACCGGCTGTGGTTCCGGCCCGGCCCGGCGCATGGGGTGGGCACCTGGCCCGAGGAGCGCCATCTGGGCCGCCTCGAGACCAATGCCTGGCTGCTGCTGCCGGTCATCGCGACGGCGCTGTTCAGCGTGATGGCGGGGCTGCTGGCCGGGCTGCCCTACAGCCCGCTGGAGTGGGCGACCCGGGTCGCAAGTCTGGAGTACCTGCCATGA
- a CDS encoding patatin-like phospholipase family protein, protein MSETKRIDLALQGGGAHGAFTWGVMDRLLEDSRIEIEGISGTSAGAMNGVVMADALTRGDRDTARQALHDFWQAVSRAGMTSPIRRTPLDMLTGNWSLDHSPGYIAMDLMSRLVSPYQFNPFNLNPLRDLLAERVDFEGVRRCPDLKLFVTATNVRSGKQRIFTREEMSADAVMASACLPTVFQAVEIDGEAYWDGGYMGNPALMPLMEHCGTRDIVIVQINPIYREELPTSAAAIMSRLNEITFNASLIKEVHMIAMLQRLLGDQGVDIGCYAGTLFHRIDGDETLSKLSVSSKMNAEWPFLCHLRDAGRRTADGWLAEHFEALGSRSTLDVESVYRDTE, encoded by the coding sequence ATGAGCGAGACCAAACGGATCGACCTGGCCCTGCAGGGCGGCGGCGCCCACGGCGCCTTCACCTGGGGCGTGATGGACCGCCTGCTGGAAGATTCCCGTATCGAGATCGAGGGCATCAGCGGCACCAGCGCCGGGGCCATGAACGGCGTGGTGATGGCCGACGCCCTCACCCGGGGCGACCGCGACACCGCTCGCCAGGCCCTCCACGACTTCTGGCAGGCGGTGAGCCGCGCCGGCATGACCAGCCCCATCCGGCGCACCCCGCTGGACATGCTCACCGGCAACTGGAGCCTCGACCACTCCCCCGGCTATATCGCCATGGACCTGATGAGCCGGCTGGTCTCGCCCTACCAGTTCAACCCCTTCAATCTCAATCCGCTGCGCGACCTGCTCGCCGAGCGGGTCGACTTCGAGGGGGTGCGCCGCTGCCCCGACCTCAAGCTGTTCGTTACCGCCACCAACGTGCGCAGCGGCAAGCAGCGCATCTTTACCCGGGAGGAGATGAGCGCGGATGCGGTGATGGCGTCGGCCTGCCTGCCCACGGTCTTCCAGGCGGTGGAGATCGACGGCGAGGCCTACTGGGACGGCGGCTACATGGGTAACCCCGCACTGATGCCCCTGATGGAGCACTGCGGCACAAGAGACATCGTCATCGTGCAGATCAACCCCATCTACCGGGAGGAGCTGCCCACCAGCGCCGCGGCAATCATGAGCCGCCTGAACGAGATCACCTTCAACGCCTCGCTGATCAAGGAGGTGCACATGATCGCCATGCTGCAGCGCCTGCTCGGCGACCAGGGCGTGGATATCGGCTGCTATGCCGGCACCCTCTTTCACCGCATCGACGGCGACGAGACCCTGAGCAAGCTCTCGGTCTCGAGCAAGATGAACGCCGAGTGGCCCTTCCTCTGCCACCTGCGCGACGCGGGACGGCGCACCGCCGATGGCTGGCTCGCCGAGCACTTCGAAGCGCTGGGCAGCCGCTCCACCCTGGACGTCGAGAGCGTCTATCGAGATACCGAATAG
- a CDS encoding proton-conducting transporter transmembrane domain-containing protein has product MSQEIFALLMIAALLWPLLLGLRQPLMAALAGRDEVRFPLDPLWATAPLPALALALLGGDGELSMAAWLLGGVWGLDEPRRVLLAFTALLWLLAGWYARGYLAGDGERATAGDGAAATRLARFAVLWPLTLSGNLLLLVAEDIASFYLGFAVMTFAAYGLVIHSGTRDALTGGRAYLIMAVLGEGLILGGLLWGAGSLGVLTLGELREGLATLEQGAWIGVLLWLGFGVKAGVAGLHLWLPLAHPVAPTPASAVLSGAMVKAGVVGWMATLPLGETATAEGIAWLGRAMLAVGLVGAIGAALVGVCQRHPKAVLAYSSVSVSQLGMLAALVGAGLTAPALWPALVPAVVLFAAHHGLTKGALFLGVGIAEHPPRLPSWALTLLLAAPALSLAGVLGSGLATKWAFKEALYDGGYAGLVTWLSLAAVGTTALMARTLWCQWPGERRARGDGLMPLAAPMPLAWLLLMASALALPLWLPVLGMAPAWPPAAELIGLLWPALLGLSLSLLVGWLVHRGVLRAAWRRPPPGDLWWPLAHGLDRLWRAAVPGLERLAARKAGWVAWWVGLERSATAALEALGEGEAWLRRHAAVLMVVVAVGLALVLLFSAA; this is encoded by the coding sequence ATGAGCCAGGAGATCTTCGCCCTGCTGATGATCGCCGCGCTGCTCTGGCCGCTGCTGCTGGGGTTGCGCCAGCCGCTGATGGCGGCCCTGGCCGGGCGCGACGAGGTGCGTTTCCCGCTTGACCCGCTGTGGGCCACGGCGCCGCTGCCGGCGCTGGCCCTGGCGCTGCTGGGCGGCGACGGTGAGCTGTCGATGGCAGCCTGGCTGCTGGGCGGGGTCTGGGGACTGGACGAGCCGCGTCGGGTGCTGCTGGCGTTCACCGCGCTGCTGTGGCTGCTCGCCGGCTGGTATGCCCGCGGCTATCTGGCCGGGGACGGCGAGCGGGCGACCGCCGGGGACGGCGCGGCGGCCACGCGCCTTGCCCGCTTCGCCGTGCTCTGGCCGCTGACCCTCTCCGGCAACCTGCTGCTGCTGGTGGCCGAGGACATCGCCAGCTTCTACCTGGGCTTCGCGGTGATGACCTTCGCCGCCTACGGCCTGGTGATCCACTCCGGCACCCGGGATGCCCTGACCGGCGGGCGCGCCTACCTGATCATGGCGGTGCTCGGCGAGGGGCTGATCCTGGGCGGCCTGCTGTGGGGCGCCGGCAGCCTGGGAGTGCTGACCCTGGGCGAGCTGCGCGAGGGGCTCGCCACGCTGGAGCAGGGCGCCTGGATCGGCGTGCTGCTGTGGCTCGGTTTCGGGGTCAAGGCCGGCGTGGCGGGCCTGCACCTGTGGCTGCCCCTGGCCCACCCGGTGGCGCCGACGCCGGCCAGCGCCGTACTCAGCGGGGCCATGGTCAAGGCCGGGGTGGTGGGCTGGATGGCGACCCTGCCGCTGGGCGAAACCGCCACCGCGGAGGGCATCGCCTGGCTGGGCCGCGCCATGCTGGCGGTGGGACTGGTGGGGGCTATCGGCGCTGCCCTGGTGGGCGTCTGCCAGCGCCACCCCAAGGCGGTGCTGGCCTACTCCAGCGTCAGCGTCAGCCAGCTCGGCATGCTGGCCGCCCTGGTGGGGGCGGGGCTCACCGCCCCCGCGCTGTGGCCGGCGCTGGTCCCTGCCGTGGTGCTCTTCGCTGCCCACCACGGGCTCACCAAGGGGGCGCTGTTCCTGGGCGTGGGCATCGCCGAGCATCCGCCGCGGCTGCCGTCCTGGGCGCTGACGCTGCTGCTGGCCGCCCCGGCGCTCTCCCTGGCCGGCGTGCTGGGTTCCGGGCTTGCCACCAAATGGGCCTTCAAGGAGGCGCTCTACGACGGTGGCTACGCGGGCCTGGTGACCTGGCTCTCCCTGGCGGCGGTGGGCACCACGGCGCTGATGGCGCGCACCCTGTGGTGCCAGTGGCCGGGCGAGCGGCGGGCCCGGGGGGATGGGCTGATGCCGCTGGCCGCTCCCATGCCGCTGGCCTGGCTGCTGCTGATGGCCAGCGCCCTGGCCCTGCCGCTTTGGCTGCCGGTACTGGGCATGGCGCCCGCCTGGCCGCCGGCGGCGGAGCTCATCGGCCTCCTGTGGCCGGCCCTGTTGGGGCTCTCGCTGTCGCTGCTGGTGGGGTGGCTGGTGCATCGTGGGGTGCTGCGGGCGGCATGGCGGCGTCCGCCGCCGGGGGATCTCTGGTGGCCGCTGGCCCATGGCCTCGACCGGCTGTGGAGGGCCGCCGTGCCCGGTCTGGAGCGGCTGGCCGCACGCAAGGCGGGCTGGGTGGCGTGGTGGGTCGGCCTGGAGCGGTCGGCCACCGCGGCGCTGGAGGCGCTGGGCGAGGGGGAGGCGTGGCTGCGTCGCCACGCCGCGGTGTTGATGGTGGTCGTCGCCGTGGGGCTCGCCCTGGTGCTGCTGTTCAGCGCCGCCTGA
- a CDS encoding nitrate reductase has product MRHISTTCPYCGVGCGVRATLADGQLTAVAGDADHPANYGRLCVKGSALHETLGEQGRLMRPRVDGREVAWATALDAVAERLAATRREHGKEAVAAYLSGQLLTEDYYVANKLFKGFIGTPHLDTNSRLCMASAVAAHRRAFGADAVPCSYEDLEEAELVVLVGSNLAWNHPVLYQRLKVAKTRNPLMRVVVIDPRVTDSCEIADLYLGLRPGSDARLFNGLLAWMADRGRLDALYLARHTRGLDAALAAAREDDVSLAAVAADCDLDPERLETFYYWFASQLHVVTPFSQGINQSSSGTDKGNAIINCHLAGGKLGLPGAGPFSITGQPNAMGGREVGGLANQLAAHMDYDSPGAIDRVTRFWSTPSLTPSLPEAPGHKAVDLFEAIERGEIHALWIMATNPAVSLPRADRVRAALEQCPLVIVSECVADTDLLAYADIVLPASSWSEKDGTVTNSERRISRQRGLLPPPGEARHDWWIICEVARRLGYGEAFAYAHPAEIFDEHARLSGFENLPGTPGERLFDISGLAWLDRAAYDALAPIQWPVTAAAPRGTARLFEEGRFATPDGLARLVPVRPRGPEQALCAARPLRLNTGRIRDQWHTMTRTARSPRLMNHRPEPFIEVAPADAAAWGVSDQQLARLRGAGGDYVGRVRLAKGQRRGEVFVPMHWNDRFSGAALAGRLLAAHLDPLSGQPEAKQGAVALAPLAIAWEATLLVAPDLAGEADWREEAAYWARIPLAHCQRWQLAGTPESADRDWLAWVTRHLPAATLWLEDPSGGRLRAAGIEAGRLRWWLMVGPPGELPGLAWLDERFAEAARDEALDGARRRRLLAGGDAGAADSGPVVCSCHQVGRSTIVTAIRDGDASIEALGARLACGTQCGSCVPELKALIEESSAA; this is encoded by the coding sequence ATGCGGCACATCAGCACCACCTGTCCCTACTGCGGCGTCGGCTGTGGGGTCCGGGCGACCCTGGCGGACGGGCAGCTGACCGCGGTGGCCGGCGATGCCGACCATCCGGCCAACTACGGACGCCTCTGCGTCAAGGGCTCGGCGCTGCACGAGACCCTGGGCGAGCAGGGCCGGCTGATGCGGCCGCGGGTGGACGGCCGCGAGGTGGCGTGGGCCACGGCCCTGGATGCCGTGGCCGAGCGGCTGGCGGCCACCCGTCGCGAGCATGGCAAGGAGGCGGTGGCCGCCTACCTCTCGGGCCAGCTGCTCACCGAGGACTACTATGTCGCCAACAAGCTCTTCAAGGGCTTCATTGGCACCCCGCACCTGGATACCAACTCGCGGCTCTGCATGGCCTCGGCGGTGGCCGCCCACCGGCGCGCCTTCGGCGCCGATGCGGTGCCCTGCAGCTACGAGGACCTGGAGGAGGCCGAGCTGGTGGTGCTGGTGGGGTCCAACCTGGCCTGGAACCACCCGGTGCTCTACCAGCGCCTCAAGGTGGCCAAGACCCGCAACCCGCTGATGCGAGTGGTGGTGATCGACCCCCGGGTCACCGACAGCTGCGAGATCGCCGATCTCTACCTGGGTCTTCGCCCCGGCAGCGATGCCCGGCTGTTCAACGGCCTGCTGGCCTGGATGGCCGACCGGGGCAGGCTCGATGCTCTCTATCTGGCGCGCCATACCCGGGGGCTGGACGCGGCCCTGGCGGCGGCCCGGGAGGATGACGTTTCGCTGGCGGCCGTGGCCGCCGACTGCGACCTGGACCCGGAGCGCCTGGAGACCTTCTACTACTGGTTCGCCAGCCAGCTCCACGTGGTGACCCCCTTCTCCCAGGGGATCAACCAGTCCAGCAGCGGCACCGACAAGGGCAATGCGATCATCAACTGCCACCTGGCCGGCGGCAAGCTGGGCCTGCCCGGGGCCGGCCCCTTCTCGATCACCGGCCAGCCCAACGCCATGGGCGGCCGCGAGGTGGGGGGCCTGGCCAACCAGCTGGCCGCCCATATGGACTACGACAGCCCCGGCGCCATCGATCGGGTCACCCGCTTCTGGTCGACGCCCTCGCTCACGCCGAGCCTCCCCGAGGCCCCCGGCCACAAGGCGGTAGACCTGTTCGAGGCGATCGAGCGCGGCGAGATTCACGCCCTGTGGATCATGGCCACTAACCCGGCGGTGAGCCTGCCCCGTGCCGACCGGGTACGGGCAGCGCTCGAGCAGTGCCCGCTGGTGATCGTCTCCGAGTGCGTCGCCGACACCGACCTGCTGGCGTACGCCGACATCGTGCTGCCGGCATCCTCCTGGTCGGAGAAGGACGGCACCGTGACCAACTCCGAGCGGCGCATCTCCCGCCAGCGCGGCCTGCTGCCGCCGCCGGGGGAGGCGCGCCACGACTGGTGGATCATCTGCGAGGTGGCCCGCCGGCTGGGCTACGGTGAGGCCTTCGCCTACGCGCACCCGGCGGAGATCTTCGACGAGCACGCCCGGCTCTCCGGCTTCGAGAACCTTCCCGGCACTCCGGGCGAGCGGCTGTTCGATATCTCCGGGCTGGCCTGGCTCGACCGCGCCGCCTACGACGCCCTCGCACCCATCCAGTGGCCGGTCACGGCCGCCGCGCCCCGCGGCACCGCGCGGCTGTTCGAGGAGGGCCGCTTCGCCACCCCCGACGGCCTGGCCCGCCTGGTGCCGGTGCGCCCCCGCGGGCCCGAGCAGGCGCTCTGCGCGGCGCGACCGCTGCGCCTCAACACCGGGCGCATCCGCGACCAGTGGCACACCATGACCCGCACCGCCCGCTCGCCGCGGCTGATGAACCACCGCCCCGAGCCCTTTATCGAGGTGGCCCCGGCCGATGCCGCAGCCTGGGGGGTGTCCGACCAGCAGCTGGCGCGACTGCGTGGCGCCGGCGGCGACTATGTCGGACGAGTGCGGCTCGCCAAGGGCCAGCGGCGCGGCGAGGTGTTCGTGCCGATGCACTGGAACGACCGCTTCAGCGGTGCGGCCCTGGCCGGCCGTCTGCTCGCCGCCCACCTCGATCCGCTCTCCGGCCAGCCCGAGGCCAAGCAGGGCGCCGTGGCGCTGGCCCCGCTGGCGATCGCCTGGGAGGCCACCCTGCTGGTGGCGCCGGATCTGGCCGGTGAGGCCGACTGGCGCGAAGAGGCCGCCTACTGGGCCCGAATTCCCCTGGCCCACTGCCAGCGCTGGCAGCTGGCCGGCACCCCCGAGAGCGCCGACCGCGACTGGCTGGCCTGGGTAACGCGCCATTTGCCGGCGGCGACCCTGTGGCTCGAGGACCCATCCGGTGGGCGCCTGCGTGCCGCCGGCATCGAAGCGGGGCGCCTGCGCTGGTGGCTGATGGTGGGGCCGCCCGGCGAACTGCCGGGGCTGGCCTGGCTCGACGAGCGCTTCGCCGAGGCCGCCCGGGACGAGGCCCTGGACGGCGCGCGTCGTCGTCGGCTGCTGGCCGGCGGTGACGCCGGTGCCGCCGACAGCGGCCCGGTGGTCTGCAGCTGCCACCAGGTGGGAAGGAGCACCATCGTGACCGCCATCCGCGACGGGGATGCCAGCATCGAGGCGCTGGGGGCGCGGCTGGCCTGCGGCACCCAGTGCGGCAGCTGCGTTCCCGAGCTCAAGGCCCTGATCGAGGAGAGCTCCGCCGCCTGA
- a CDS encoding PhoH family protein, producing the protein MVRIDKKATRLYVLDTNVLLHDPAALYQFDEHEVVIPMTVLEELDKHKNGAREIARTARQVSRTLSDLTANVGLEQIRDGIPIVRLNGPEGRLRLLCYTDLTPLEPLEENPDNRILAETCRLRQEPPDASVILITKDINLRVKAAALGVPVEDYLNDRAFDDSDAMLEGVRVYPDAGSELWNGLSLDVSVEREGQRVTYHLNGEIPADWHPGMLVADGDCEAGFEAIVREVSGGRARLDLLTNYRHGASVWGVHASDCRQNFALNLLMDDDIDLVTIAGSAGTGKTFMTLAAAFQQTLDTKRFERIVFTRAPISMSEDIGFLPGTEEEKMSPWMGAFHDNMDNLLRDENGESSWDNGATRQLLGARVQIRSPGFMRGRTLNDTFLIIDEAQNFTPKQLKSLVTRAGRNTKIVCLGNVGQIDTPYLTANSCGMAAVVQRFRDWPHAGHITLKSVERSRLALAGEELL; encoded by the coding sequence ATGGTACGCATCGACAAGAAGGCCACCCGTCTCTACGTGCTGGACACCAACGTCCTGCTCCACGACCCAGCCGCCCTCTACCAGTTCGATGAGCACGAGGTGGTCATCCCCATGACCGTGCTCGAGGAGCTCGACAAGCACAAGAATGGCGCTCGCGAGATCGCCCGCACCGCCCGCCAGGTCAGCCGCACCCTCTCGGACCTCACCGCCAACGTCGGACTCGAACAGATCCGCGACGGCATTCCCATTGTGCGCCTGAACGGCCCCGAGGGACGCCTGCGGCTGCTCTGCTACACCGACCTGACGCCCCTGGAGCCCCTCGAGGAGAACCCCGACAACCGCATCCTCGCCGAGACTTGCCGGCTGCGCCAGGAGCCCCCGGACGCCTCGGTGATCCTGATCACCAAGGACATCAACCTCAGGGTCAAGGCCGCCGCCCTGGGCGTGCCGGTGGAGGACTACCTCAACGACCGCGCCTTCGACGACAGCGACGCCATGCTGGAGGGGGTGAGGGTCTACCCGGACGCCGGCAGCGAGCTGTGGAACGGCCTGTCACTCGACGTCAGCGTCGAGCGCGAGGGCCAGCGGGTGACCTACCACCTCAACGGCGAGATCCCCGCCGACTGGCACCCCGGCATGCTGGTGGCCGACGGTGACTGCGAGGCCGGCTTCGAGGCCATCGTGCGCGAGGTGAGCGGAGGCCGGGCCCGCCTCGACCTGCTCACCAACTATCGCCACGGCGCCAGCGTCTGGGGGGTGCATGCCAGCGACTGCCGCCAGAACTTCGCCCTCAACCTGCTGATGGACGACGACATCGACCTGGTCACCATCGCCGGCAGCGCCGGCACCGGCAAGACCTTCATGACCCTGGCCGCGGCCTTCCAGCAGACCCTGGACACCAAGCGCTTCGAGCGCATCGTCTTCACCCGGGCCCCCATCTCCATGAGCGAGGATATCGGCTTTCTGCCCGGCACCGAGGAGGAGAAGATGTCGCCCTGGATGGGCGCCTTCCACGACAACATGGACAACCTGCTGCGCGACGAGAACGGGGAATCGAGCTGGGACAACGGCGCCACCCGCCAGCTGCTCGGCGCCCGGGTGCAGATCCGCTCACCGGGCTTCATGCGCGGGCGCACCCTCAACGACACCTTCTTGATCATCGACGAGGCGCAGAACTTCACGCCCAAGCAGCTCAAGTCGCTGGTCACCCGGGCCGGGCGCAACACTAAGATCGTCTGCCTGGGCAACGTCGGCCAGATCGACACCCCCTACCTCACCGCCAACAGCTGCGGGATGGCGGCGGTGGTGCAGCGCTTCCGCGACTGGCCCCATGCCGGACATATCACCCTGAAGAGCGTCGAGCGCTCGCGGCTGGCCCTGGCCGGCGAGGAGCTGCTCTGA
- the nirD gene encoding nitrite reductase small subunit NirD, with translation MTIASAAANTMTQTWQRLCTRADLVPHSGVAAWLETPEGPAQVAIFYLPSDPNTSQPSDPNTSQLPGHAQELYAMDHRDPFSGANVIARGIVGDLQGEPVVASPLYKQHFRLADGRCLEDDSVQLRTWKVSFKGEEVWIQA, from the coding sequence ATGACTATCGCCTCTGCAGCAGCCAACACCATGACCCAGACCTGGCAACGTCTATGCACCCGCGCCGACCTGGTGCCCCACTCCGGCGTCGCCGCCTGGCTGGAAACCCCGGAAGGCCCCGCCCAGGTGGCGATCTTCTATCTTCCAAGCGACCCAAACACGTCGCAGCCAAGCGACCCGAACACGTCGCAGCTCCCCGGCCACGCGCAGGAACTCTACGCCATGGACCACCGCGACCCCTTCTCAGGGGCCAACGTCATCGCCCGCGGCATCGTCGGCGATCTACAGGGCGAGCCGGTGGTCGCCTCGCCGCTCTACAAGCAGCACTTCCGCCTCGCCGACGGCCGGTGCCTGGAGGACGACAGCGTTCAGCTGCGCACCTGGAAGGTGAGCTTCAAGGGCGAGGAGGTGTGGATCCAGGCCTGA